The stretch of DNA TAATTATATTAGACAAGATATTGTCATTTATTGTGTGACTTATTCTGCTGCTATAGGGCCACTACAACTTCTACAACCTAAAGAGGAACATTTATttgataaatgtttttatatggtTGACACGCATAATATATATTGGTTAGAGATGTAGCCACAAAGATaatttgggtatatttaatgaAGAGGGATAACTAAACAATGTTAACAGAACACCTGTGAAATAGCTATTGTATGGTGTGTTCATTGAAAGAGGTAGCTTGAGATATCACAATATCCCAAATAAATTAGAACCAGTTTGATTGTGAGATAACTATGGTTATCTGTGTTCCTAAAAAGGTTATTTGTATACCCTTATAAAAAATACCCCTTatattaccttaaaggaacagtaacaccaaaaatgaatgtgtaaaagtaattacaggtacaatataatatagtgttgcactggtacaactggatattacattgtaatataagtacaggtataggacccattatccagaatgctagggaccaagggtattccggataaggggtctttccgtaatttggatctcaataccttaagtataataaaaaagcaataaaacattaattaaacccaataggtttgttttgcatccaataaggattaattatatcttagttgggatcaattacaaggttctgttttatttctacatagaaaaaggaaatcagttttaaaattctgaattatttgattaaaatggagtctatgggagacgggcattctgtaattcggagctttctggataacgggtttccggataaggggtccgatacctgtactgacaagAATATCTAGTATGtatgtagcgctgtacaatcttgcaAGACtgtatacagaattacacacagggaggagaagtgttataataaatacaataaataagtataaatacacagggaataagtgccatgtggtatgagacacagtaggaaggaggtccctgccccgtagagcttctGGATGCCAGAATGGGTGCCTATCTACTGCTTTAGGCCCCGCCAGGCGCAGCTAAAACCCTGAATGTGTGAACCTTGTGCCTGTAACATTAGTAAGACATGAATATAAGCAAGGCTGGATTTGAGAACAGGGAGCTCCAAGGCCGCCCCCTTTCGCCCTTAATTCTTGTGTTCATTCACGATCATTTGCTGAATGCATTAAATTAAAACTAATTTACCTTTTGATTCTTGGCTTTTTTTTCCTACTAAAATCAGGATGCTTATGAAGATAGCTCCAAAACTAAAAATGAATGCAGTTATGATTATTGCTCGAGAGACTCCATTACGATTCACTCTTCTGTATAATGTATCTAGAGGAAATTATAGAAAACACAGTACTaacattatttgtcatttttttgcaaaaataaggAGAGGAGGGGCAATTCATTAACGTCTAGGTTTGATCCCTACTGGGCATCAGCTTCTTATGGATATCACAGCTCCGATGCTGAATTTCTAAAAGTGGCTGGGTGAGGTGGTCAGCACTAGGAAGGTCACCTCAGGGCAACCTGGGGCCCAGAAATGACCCTGGTCTTGGACACTGGGGTCACCATATATATCTAAAAAGCTAGAATGATGAAGCAAGCTAAAAAGAAATGTCCATGTGACATACCCTATAGAAAACAATGGAAGCTATTTGTAGCCTGATTAAAGTTCCCTAAGTGTCAAAGGGCAACTAACCTGAGATCTGAAGAGATGGTTCTCGGACTTCATTTAGCAAGGCATTCCTGATACTGCAGAAGACAATGGTTTTAGAATAGACAGTTATCGATGTCTGGACATGATAAAGTCCTTTTGCATTTAACTGAGAATCCTCTTGTAAAGGCTGTAGACGGTTTCCCTCGCTGTCTCTCCACATCACCTCAGGCCGAGGATACCACCCATCAGATTCACACACGGCTTTAATTCCATCACCAAAATAATCTTCAACCCAAAGAAGAGGGTCAGAACCAATGGCTATCAAAAGAACATAAAGGTAAAAGTAAGACTTCATCAACTTCTGTTAGTTCATTACAGCCAATCAGAAAAAGACGTATTGGGCACCAGTCTGATAGCAGATATATGATTTGCTGCTGTTGATTATTTATAATTGATTTGCGCTATTTATTACTGAAAGCAGTAGTGTTCTGgcaattatgttagacatctgtccactccaacctttatagattagatttttgcctaactataataaaaaacatttttttattctattttgcccagtttcatttttgcactgaactgttccttgGAGAATTTGGTAAAATAGTTGATTTCCCCTGTATGGAAAGACGTGGAATTCCCACTAGGGCATATGCTAAAGGGGGCAAATTAAAATTCGGTGTagttttccaaaaataaaaattcaccaCATCACCAGAAATTTGCTAAAATAGTATGACGCGTTTGGTGTATTATCTTTGCATTGGCGCACATTTGAAACTTTAATACTACCCCAATTACCAATAATGCCGCCACAAATTTTTGCCAGGTCCAGGTTGGCAAATTAGACAAATTAGAGTGGGCACTTTCGCTTCTCATCATCTATATCATATTCCTCATGCAAATATCCCacatatatttttgctttatggTGTTAATTCACACTACCGTACAACTGTACGAGGAAAAAGTGCTGGCATATTTACAGAGTATGTACACCAACAACATTTTGGCACATAACACTTGCAATGGTGTAAGTACTAATTTAAGTAAATATGTAGTCACCAGGAAAATACACATTATTTAGTAAAGAGGAGAAACTTTGCACTTTAGTTCAGTATATTCTATCAGTCCCTTTTCCAAACTCTTGGTGtgtgatgtacaggtatggaacccattatccagaatgcttggcatcTGGGGTTTTCCCAGGGGGTCTTTCCCTAactcagatctcctaccttacatctactaaaaaaattatttaaacagtaattaaacccaaaaagactccaataaggattcattcatcttagttgggatcaagtacaggtactgttttattattacagagaaaagggaatcatttaaccattaaataaacccaatagggctgttctgcccccaataaggggtaattatatcttagttgggatcaagtacaggtactgttttattattacagagaaaagggaatcatttaaccattaaataaacccaatagggctgttctgcccccaataaggggtaattatatcttagttgggatcaagtacaggtactgttttattattacagagaaaggggaatcatttaaccatgaaataaacccaatagggctgttctgcccccaataaggggtaattatatcttagttgggatcaagtacaggtactgttttattattacagagaaaagggaatcattaaaccattaaataaacccaatagggctgttctgcccccaataaggggtaattatatcttagttgggatcaagtacaggtactgttttattattacagaaaaaagggaatcgtttagccattaaataaacccaatagggctgttctgcccccaataaggggtaattatatcttagttgggttcaagtacaggtactgttttattattacagagaaaagggaatcatttaaccattaaataaacccaatagggctgttctgcccccaataaggggtaattatatcttagttgggttcaagtacaggtactgttttattattacagagaaaagggaatcatttaaccattaaataaacccaatagggctgttctgccccaataaggggtaattatatcttagttgggatcaagtacaggtactgttttattattacagaaaaaagggaatcgtttagccattaaataaacccaatagggctgttctgcccccaataaggggtaattatatcttagttgggatcaagtacaggtactgttttattattacagagaaaagggaatcatttaaccattaaataaacccaatagggctgttctgccccaataaggggtaattatatcttagttgggatcaagtacaggtactgttttattattacagagaaaagggaatcatttaaccattaaataaacccaatagggctgttctgccccaataaggggtaattatatcttagttgggatcaagtacaggtactgttttattattacagagaaaagggaatcatttaaccattaaataaacccaatagggctgttctgccccaataaggggtaattatatcttagttgggatcaagtacaggtactgttttattattacagagaaaagtgaatcatttaaccattaaataaacccaataggactgttctgcccccaataaggggtaattatatcttagttgggatcaagtacaggtactgttttattattacagagaaaagggaatcatttaaccatgaaataaacccaatagggctgttctgcccccaataaggggtaattatatcttagttgggttcaagtacaggtactgttttattattacagagaaaagggaataatttaaccattaaataaacccaatagggctgttctgcccccaataaggggtaattatatctcagttgggatcaagtacaggtactgttttattattacagagaaaagggaatcatttaaccattaaataaacccaatagggctgttctgcccccaataaggggtaattatatcttagttgggatcaagtacaggtactgttttattattacagagaaaagtgaatcatttaaccatgaaataaacccaatagggctgttctgcccccaataaggggtaattatatctcagttgggatcaagtacaggtactgttttattattacagagaaaagggaatcatttaaccattaaataaacccaatagggctgttctgcccccaataaggggtaattatatcttagttgggatcaagtacaggtactgttttattattacagagaaaagtgaatcatttaaccatgaaataaacccaatagggctgttctgcccccaataaggggtaattatatctcagttgggatcaagtacaggtactgttttattattacagagaaaagggaatcatttaaccatgaaataaacccaatagggctgttctgcccccaataaggggtaattatatcttagttgggatcaagtacaggtactgttttattattacagagaaaagtgaatcatttaaccatgaaataaacccaatagggctgttctgcccccaataaggggtaattatatcttagttgggttcaagtacaggtactgttttattattacagagaaaagggaatcatttaaccattaaataaacccaatagggctgttctgcccccaataaggggtaattatatcttagttgggttcaagtacaggtactgttttattattacagagaaaagggaatcatttaaccattaaataaacccaatagggctgttctgcccccaataaggggtaattatatcttagttgggatcaagtacaggtactgttttattattacagagaaaagggaatcatttaaccattaaataaacccaatagggctgttctgccccaataaggggtaattatatcttagttgggatcaagtacaggtactgttttattattacagagaaaagggaatcatttaaccattaaataaacccaatagggctgttctgcccccaataaggggtaattatatcttagttgggatcaagtacaggtactgttttattattacagagaaaagggaatcatttaaccattaaataaacccaatagggctgttctgcccccaataaggggtaattatatcttagttgggatcaagtacaggtactgttttattattacagagaaaagggaatcatttaaccattaaataaacccaatagggctgttctgccccaataaggggtaattatatcttagttgggatcaagtacaggtactgttttattattacagagaaaagggaatcatttaaccattgaataaacccaatagggctgttctgccccaataaggggtaattatatcttagttgggatcaagtacaggtactgttttattattacagagaaaagggaatcatttaaccatgaaataaacccaatagggctgttctgcccccaataaggggtaattatatcttagttgggatcaagtacaggtactgttttattattacagagaaaagggaatcatttaaccatgaaataaacccaatacggctgttctgcccccaataaggggtaattatatcttagttgggatcaagtacaaggtactgttttattattacagagaaaaagaaaactatttttaaaaatgttaattatttgattaaaatggagtctatggaagataacctttctgtaattcagaactttctggataatgtgtttctggataaggggtccaatacctgtactatgttcaCTAGCTTTTATATCAATGGCCTTCTACCAGTTATTAGGGTTGACGCAACACTCATAGACAGGATATTCAACTGTATATTGCATTTTGCTCTTTTTTGTAACCGAGTAGAAATGTTATAGAGACTTAATTAGAGCTGAATATGAACCATGTGGCCTTCTGAGGCTTTTCTGATTATGTCAATTTGGGTTCTACATTTCCTTTATAAATGGAATGGGCTTGGGTGGGCAGAGAGATGCAGCTATGACCCTTGATCAATTATCTTTGATTTACTTTGATTAgatctatttttttaatttaaatctaCTATAGTAGGTGAGttcgattattattattatttacatcaaTTTTCATATATAGAGCAAGACACAGAGAGCACTAACCTGATACTTTCATATTTAAATCTGTTTCATCATGGTAGCTTTCAGACTGAAAGTAACAGCGATAAGGTCCATCATCAGTTGGAGTAATATCATAAATAATTAAGGTGGCTTTCCCCTTCATGATATCGTGCTTCAGGAGGTCTGTTCTTCCTTGATACTCCTGCATTTGCCCTTCATTTTCATCCCGACCCCCGCGATAGAGATGTACAAAGTATGAAGACCCAGGCCTGAAAATACCAATCTCCATGCCTTCAGCACTGAGCTCAGGGGAAAGGTGAAAGGACAACACAGCCCTTTGTCCAACAGTTGCCATGATCGTTGCTTCAGTAGGAATGACTTTAAACCGCTCTGTGAGTAATAATAGTATATATTGTTTTATCATTTATACTGTAATATTGCAAATGTCAATAATACTTGTGTattgtattaaaggaaaaagaaagccaaagtcacttgggggtgccaaaatgttaggcacccccaagtgactttgaccacctaccttttaccccgggctggtgcccctgtgaggagggaacagcaccagcccggggtagctgccggcgcttccttccttctgtttcgctgcgcgtgcatgcgcagtagagtgaaaagccgaacttaaacattaaagtcggcttttcactctactgcgcatgcgcccaccgctggcattccggaaaaggaagccaggaagaaggaagcgatccgctccaggtgccccgggctggtgctgttttctcccaacaggggcaccagcccggggtacgaggtaagcggttaaagtcacttgggggtgcctaacattttggcacccccaagtgactttacctttcgtttccctttaacaatGATTATTTCTCATTTATATGTAGTTCTCCCAATAAAATCAATGATTTGTGTTtaattttttcctcttttatttgGGAATCAGATtctaccaggcctggactggcaatctgtggattctggccaatgccagaggggctgctgtaagatgccatagaccagtgatccacaaccagtggctcaggggcaacatgttgctccccaaccccttggcagctctcagtgcccccaaaccagggagttatttttgaattcctgacttgggggagagttttggttgaataaaaataaagatttcctaccaaataaagcccctgtaagctgatagtgtgcatagaggcccctaatagccaatcctagcccctaatagccaatccttatttggcacctccatgaacgtttatggtgcttgtgttgctctacaagtctttttacatttgattgtggctcataagtaagaaaggttggggacccctgccatagacagttactatttagtgggctgatgaaggctatttgggcctctgtgtactctgtttttgggcctattttgaatcccaatccagccCTTGATTCTATGGTACTATGACTGCATGGCCATAGACTTCTTTTGCCCCCTGACAGTAGACAGACTGGCAGAGCAAACTTTAGCGCAGCTAGCATTTTACATGTGTAGATGCCCCAGCATTATTGCTAAAATATGGGTATGTTTTGTTAGTACACCATTCATTAATACTCCTATTATGTTCATTTATTCTCcccagttaaaggaaaactatacctccagaatgaatacctaaccaacataTACAcgtagtttatattatgtaaagtgatatatatatatataagtaaatattgcccatttataTCTTttgccttgagccaccatttagcgatgggctgtgtgctccctcagagatcagctgacaggaaataatgaaacCACCATCACTTTAGCATTGTGTATGGGGCTCTCGTCTTAAGATACTCACCAGTCACTGACATCTGCAGCTTAAgtaaaagtaataaaaggtaTAAAACATAGTCCATCCTGCCTTTTACCCTATAGGAAAGTAAAAATTACTCAAATTATGTTTATCTACACAGAAATGCATTATTTACAAGTTATTATTATACACAAGTCTTGGTGAATCGTATGACAGAAGTTACATCacaaagcactgattataactgatgacatcactaagcaccatttataaggatagatTTTACGGGATATTCATGCTGTTGTGTATGATAAGGATATATTACACAGTCTGTTTATGCATTTGGGGTATTAGAATTGTATTGTGCATAAGTTTGTACTGAACTTACATGGAACTCCCATATAcatgatagatatgatagatagagagataaagAGCCCATCATACCTTAGATAAGTCCATCTTGTCAACATTGTGATCATTCTTCAACGTCATACTCCAATTCCCTCCTATTGCAGAACAGTTTTCAACCCCTTTAGTTAAATTTATTAACAATGAATTTACATTACTGATACAGTGTTCTCTGAATAAAAGTAATTTCCTTGTAATAATGTTACTTATATGTAATAAAGAgaagtttcattaaaaaaataacatcCATTTTTATTCCATTCACAAATTAGGGTTTTTAACTATAATATCTTTCAGCTAATTCAATGAAGGAGTCtatgatttttatattatttatatcccTTTAGGACCAATTTTTAAATTCACGTGATTGTGAATTTCTTGCTAGTTTCTGATCCACCACACACACAATTATTGTGCTCTTAGATAACATAGCTCTTTCCAACTGGGCCAGATGCTGGCTTCAAATAGATGTTTACAGTCCCCAGGAAGCACAAAGCCTTATATAGACTGTGTATGGACAGACCAATggcatatttgtatattttaattcAGTTTGGCCAGTTAACATTTGGTACAATGTGGCTAAAGTGGTCATCAGTGTAAAACAAGGGGTCATCATGTCTAACAGAAGTTAGTTATACTTGTTAAACAAGTATGTCATTAGTCAGATTCTGTAGGTAGGAAGGCCTCTATGCTGAATTACCCAACAACCCGATCAGTTCCGCAAGCTAATGAGCCCCATAACCAAGCTCAGAAGCATTGACAACATAAGCCCCAGCATTCATTGTTGTGTCATAACCTATGGAATGCTGAAATGTAATCAGAAAGATTGTCAGGCAGTTGTGGGGGCAGATTCAGATGAACAAAAATGATTCATTTCCTGGTAATAAGCATGGTCGTGTTAAACAGAAATAGAAAAACAAGAGCCACTCCCTTCGCACTTTCCCCTGCACAACTGCAGCCAACTTTATAGCTTGAGCAGAGCCACTCTTACAGGAAAGATTCACTATTTCACCTAAAAACAATAGTTCTATATAGAGATTTGCTTTTTGTGTAGTGAAGATAAAGCACAAAGGAAATCAGTATACTGAGTCTGGGAACCTGGGCTACCCCTGTATATGTCAGGGACACGGCTGCCAACCTTACAGACCAATGCTACACATTCATTTGCTGCCGTACAGCTAACTGTCAGCTAATTATCTGCTGAACACAAtcacaacacacacatatatatatatatatatacgaatcTCTTGTACTTACCGGGATTGTGAGTTacctggtgcccatttttgaggCTCGTCTATTTCTTTTCCACCTGTTATGCACGAAATTCTTGTACtaaattattttctctttcacTTTCATAGGGAAAATGCTCCCGCCCTGAACTATCTCTTAAAGGCAAAGCACTTTTTTTGTGCCTGAGCTCttttaatgtttcttttaaagtttaagttaacttttcctatgttatagaatggcctattctaaacaacatttcaattggtcttcttctgactttttccaactttcaaatgggggtcaccggcccccggcagccaaaagatCTATTGCCCTgctgaggctgcaattttattgttactttatttttctaattaggacctctcctattcatatgatagtctctcattcaaaccactctttggttgctacagtaatttgaaccctagcaaccagatat from Xenopus tropicalis strain Nigerian chromosome 8, UCB_Xtro_10.0, whole genome shotgun sequence encodes:
- the LOC100485231 gene encoding butyrophilin subfamily 2 member A2, with product MITMLTRWTYLRVKGRMDYVLYLLLLLLKLQMSVTERFKVIPTEATIMATVGQRAVLSFHLSPELSAEGMEIGIFRPGSSYFVHLYRGGRDENEGQMQEYQGRTDLLKHDIMKGKATLIIYDITPTDDGPYRCYFQSESYHDETDLNMKVSAIGSDPLLWVEDYFGDGIKAVCESDGWYPRPEVMWRDSEGNRLQPLQEDSQLNAKGLYHVQTSITVYSKTIVFCSIRNALLNEVREPSLQISDTLYRRVNRNGVSRAIIITAFIFSFGAIFISILILVGKKSQESKVKHKAEKEQLIKSFDEKHKTFDEMQKTFDILKNFLNVTKECVTMDPESAHPFLDVSEDGKTVKNTSKKQDIPDNDKRFDFCRGVLSTQSYQSGKHRLDVEADSEICSVGIAKKSAVRKGAVHFNGDDGMYAIRLWEHHKQLISSQKEISPITLKIFLDCSVGHMAIVALDTLHRVDIQFNPDEEVFFFFEVLKDGEIKILS